The following proteins are encoded in a genomic region of Pseudodesulfovibrio mercurii:
- a CDS encoding substrate-binding periplasmic protein: MRLLLKILPLSLILLLAEGAGAMPGQAGEAPAPVKLVMFIAHADVPPYYLETADGQGRGILMDVLRAVAGPLGYEAVPRRLPDKRGWHMLEYGGVDVYATAREWIPEPDRFLWTGTFMPNEDVLLYRAGSAFAYDGPESLHGMRVAGIKGFVYPALESHFGPGGIIRLDTTTPEALLELLALGRADAVLVNRTEILWMFRNREGLEPHRFRMDETPVGRAHYRFVFPKGRGWEPVIDLFNRRLREMKRDGSLKAILDRYR, encoded by the coding sequence ATGCGACTGCTCCTCAAGATACTCCCCCTCTCCCTCATCCTGCTCCTCGCCGAGGGCGCGGGGGCCATGCCGGGCCAGGCCGGGGAGGCACCCGCACCCGTCAAACTGGTCATGTTCATCGCCCACGCCGACGTGCCGCCCTATTACCTGGAAACGGCCGACGGACAGGGGAGGGGCATCCTCATGGACGTGCTCCGGGCCGTGGCCGGACCGCTGGGCTACGAGGCCGTCCCCCGGCGGCTGCCCGACAAGCGGGGCTGGCACATGCTCGAATACGGCGGGGTGGACGTCTACGCCACGGCCAGGGAGTGGATTCCCGAGCCGGACCGCTTCCTGTGGACCGGGACCTTCATGCCCAACGAGGACGTGCTCCTCTACCGCGCGGGCAGCGCCTTCGCCTACGACGGGCCCGAATCCCTCCACGGCATGCGCGTGGCGGGCATCAAGGGGTTCGTCTACCCGGCCCTGGAATCCCACTTCGGGCCGGGCGGGATCATCCGCCTGGACACGACCACCCCCGAGGCCCTGCTGGAGCTGCTGGCCCTGGGCCGGGCCGACGCCGTGCTGGTCAACCGCACGGAGATATTGTGGATGTTCAGAAACCGCGAAGGCCTTGAGCCCCATCGCTTCCGCATGGACGAGACCCCGGTGGGCCGGGCCCACTACCGCTTCGTCTTTCCAAAGGGGCGGGGCTGGGAACCCGTCATCGACCTGTTCAACCGCCGTCTTCGGGAGATGAAGCGGGACGGCAGCCTCAAGGCCATACTCGACCGATACCGTTAA
- a CDS encoding DUF6785 family protein, with product MNGRLRLRALLTGLLLGLVLCVYTPYNNAVLGGVPLGGGHFPLAPFFILAWLFILDAGVSRLTKRPPVLSGVELLVVWLMMTLFTAVGYAGLTETFFVNITAPQRYAKDAYRWTEVLGPLLPESWFPHSAEAVRQLFQGLKGGRDMSALQVLSAIPWGVWLPPLIVWSLFILGAYFVMVCLTALFGRQWVVNERVNFPLLRVPLLMGEALDQRRLSSWWTDRFLLTGLILAGALHLLNGLHFYYPSVPQLPTLVLAGSYFPKFGLFSGFYKLKLYFIPAFVGFAFLTTRQISFSMWFFHLAAGLLFGLLYVLGWQLPEAALGTTLGPDLARPEGAQTIGAYAVFFIFLLWLARHHLKETVGCLIRPFSKGGELLHKTGFSAPPKEWTPPAWPLIGLVLGMAFLIAWCRWFGLPWAGALLLPFAFMLVMLVVSRLVCQGGLPYFTLTAAPSDGLMGLFGTGVLGSAGVAATAIMQKVLFLDVREAVAPTLFHGAKIRESAAPERRSLVLLAIGISLVLALAAAFATMLYLGHRYGLRELRLEWATQTVLANFENAQRLVDQPTGPNEWLLTYAGFGALVMFVLIYCYYKLPWWPLHPLGYLAAYSAGMKILWCPFFLGWLCNHLVLHYGGTRLYNKVRFLFIGLILGDFLMGGVYAVIGMFSNQAYSVFPL from the coding sequence ATGAACGGACGACTGAGGCTGCGCGCGCTGCTCACCGGGCTCCTCCTCGGCCTGGTTTTGTGCGTCTACACCCCGTACAACAACGCGGTCCTGGGCGGCGTGCCGCTCGGCGGCGGCCACTTCCCCCTGGCCCCGTTCTTCATCCTGGCCTGGCTCTTCATCCTGGACGCCGGGGTCTCCCGCCTGACCAAGCGGCCGCCCGTGCTCTCCGGGGTGGAACTGCTGGTCGTCTGGCTGATGATGACCCTGTTCACGGCCGTGGGCTACGCCGGGCTGACCGAGACCTTCTTCGTCAACATCACCGCGCCCCAGCGCTACGCCAAGGACGCCTACCGCTGGACCGAGGTCCTCGGCCCGCTGCTGCCCGAATCATGGTTCCCGCACTCGGCCGAGGCCGTTCGCCAGCTCTTCCAGGGGCTCAAGGGCGGCCGGGACATGTCCGCGCTCCAGGTCCTGTCGGCCATCCCCTGGGGCGTCTGGCTGCCGCCGCTGATCGTCTGGTCCCTGTTCATCCTGGGGGCCTACTTCGTCATGGTCTGCCTGACCGCCCTGTTCGGCCGCCAGTGGGTGGTCAACGAGCGGGTCAACTTCCCCCTGCTGCGCGTGCCCCTGCTCATGGGCGAGGCCCTGGACCAGCGGCGGCTCTCCTCCTGGTGGACAGACCGCTTCCTGCTCACCGGCCTGATCCTGGCCGGGGCCCTGCACCTGCTGAACGGCCTGCACTTCTACTATCCGTCCGTGCCCCAGCTGCCCACGCTGGTCCTGGCCGGATCCTATTTCCCCAAGTTCGGGCTGTTCTCCGGGTTCTACAAGCTGAAGCTCTACTTCATCCCGGCCTTTGTCGGCTTCGCCTTCCTGACCACCCGGCAGATATCCTTCTCCATGTGGTTCTTCCACCTGGCCGCCGGGCTGCTCTTCGGTCTGCTCTACGTGCTCGGCTGGCAGCTGCCCGAGGCCGCCCTGGGGACCACGCTGGGCCCGGACCTGGCCCGGCCCGAGGGCGCGCAGACCATCGGGGCCTACGCCGTGTTCTTCATCTTCCTGCTCTGGCTGGCCCGGCATCACCTGAAGGAGACCGTGGGCTGCCTGATCCGGCCCTTCAGCAAGGGCGGAGAGCTCCTGCACAAGACCGGCTTCAGCGCGCCGCCCAAGGAGTGGACGCCGCCCGCCTGGCCCCTGATCGGGCTCGTCCTGGGCATGGCCTTCCTGATCGCCTGGTGCCGCTGGTTCGGCCTGCCCTGGGCCGGGGCCCTGCTCCTGCCGTTCGCCTTCATGCTGGTCATGCTCGTGGTCAGCCGGCTGGTCTGCCAGGGCGGCCTGCCCTACTTCACCCTGACCGCCGCGCCCTCGGACGGGCTCATGGGGCTGTTCGGCACGGGCGTGCTCGGCTCGGCGGGCGTGGCCGCCACCGCGATCATGCAGAAGGTTCTGTTCCTGGACGTGCGCGAGGCCGTGGCCCCGACCCTGTTCCACGGGGCCAAGATCCGCGAGTCCGCCGCGCCGGAGCGGCGCAGCCTGGTCCTCCTGGCCATCGGCATCTCCCTGGTCCTGGCCCTGGCCGCGGCCTTCGCGACCATGCTCTACCTGGGCCACCGCTACGGCCTGCGCGAGCTGCGCCTGGAGTGGGCCACCCAGACCGTGCTGGCCAACTTCGAGAACGCCCAGCGGCTGGTGGACCAGCCCACCGGCCCGAACGAGTGGCTGCTGACCTACGCGGGCTTCGGGGCCCTGGTCATGTTCGTGCTCATCTACTGCTACTACAAGCTGCCCTGGTGGCCCCTGCACCCGCTCGGCTACCTGGCGGCCTATTCCGCGGGCATGAAGATCCTGTGGTGCCCGTTCTTCCTGGGCTGGCTGTGCAACCACCTGGTCCTGCACTACGGGGGCACCCGGCTCTACAACAAGGTCCGCTTCCTGTTCATCGGCCTGATCCTCGGCGATTTCCTCATGGGCGGCGTGTACGCCGTCATCGGCATGTTCTCCAACCAGGCGTACAGCGTCTTTCCCCTGTAG
- a CDS encoding FtsX-like permease family protein: MTRRGPHIFTALLALFLVAAAACPALADGADFLRRLSELGDRSPGSPGVAKAADMVEAEFRRLFPDGTLGRQSFHLPVQVQEGATLTVAASGMVEPLRQLRANALSPGAVAPPGINGPLLYAGRGYLTDFDGMAVEGSLVLMDMDSEKNWNNAAMLGARGLIFVGEGGDGGAAPRPRFHAKFELTPVDFPIFWLSRERAEALFGADLLTRGPHELGRGTLTSKGKWRNERLENVYCRIPGSDPQLAKQTVILEAFYDSTALVEGTSPGADEGASMAALMDLAEDLAAHRPKRSVLFLATAGKSSAQAGMREFTWALVTKGKVLKARRDELKALVKDTKRTLALLRSPGPLAPANLADPADAALLKKALKAVVRNREDDITGELMRLRLLTGGEDGPSIKGEAATQQRIQALADERIKLKRLTWISSTVGDYPLPDDERAVLQRFFRPAEQLQAAILADGSGQLDDIGSARSVREALGETAVAAHVSLYLSSHGDGLGGFDQGWLIDLKPDVNRTGFFRPLDTVMKGAVERLKTTDPETAHLFRDTLRPGKRAWQSYLPDRPKLGGEPMALAGLPGFTLATVHDVRPAWGTPYDRPGRVNFGFLARQSRLVRSLVRALADEPIADAGKRDKNNFVTVEGRANLLRKGEIFPDRPGTGLVVLAFQWQTRNYGMVDTQGNFRIPGLAGKKVSYHKAVIEAFKFNDETGLADWAIDKPKTGKDAYRLKLARAVQATDLILFACTQTTLFDMFEPRTFKYLYRPTLIDGRTEAPPVSYWYSRLDTRSSTLGTLFLEPDTPVKLTLSDTVLDKKVLLLNADKAHPEGLGFIARQWPVIPLTEFRAARDMWSLLGPRIDNLEEKGIVNDRIRLLRREGDAQLAQAVQYRQEMQWDKFVEASRASLSKASRVYNDVDKTQRDVLFGVLFYVALFVPFAYCMERLFFSFVDIKKRIGAFLGFLVLIIGIIYLVHPAFQLTYSPLVVILAFFILALSLLVSLIIFFRFEREMVELQKRSSHVKLTGISPMAAFTAAFVLGVGNLKRRPVRTFLTFATLVILTFTIMNFTTVKSVRQAGWAKFSDHATYDGLMVKYLNWQDIPVEALSVMHNAFAGTGVVAPRVWYDTGFTSDKSRAPLIPVVRDGREAQGRGLIGLSWREPQVSGLDRILVKGRWFRQDEREAILLPQRMAERIGADPDDPARNKVVLWGVPFTLVGVFSDDGLRDHPDLDGEPITPIVFPNQAATQLSEVEAEAIENGDDVMAAESRYQHIPGFETVIVPARTLLSLSAGRLKGIAVHPDTGHRVGDDLGDRFGLLLFKGGPEGTSLYYASDAVNYSGVANILIPLAISILIVLNTMIGSVYERRPEIAVYTSVGLAPPHVAFLFIAESLAFAIISVVVGYILAQTSSAFLAGTPLWAGMTANYSSTAGVAAMVLVIGVVLISAIYPARVAANIAIPDVNRSWTMPKAEGDRMTVILPFLIKMDEMRSAGGFLRQYYLAHHDVSHGTFCTDDMRCNFLDLEREELATGLLTGAGRDIPLPDDLCFSMDLRVWLAPFDFGVRQKVKLVFCPSEVYTGFRQIKVLIDREAGEVTAWENLNRNFINDLRKQLLAWRSLDNEAVDHYAEDLDAEELRLKDAQAGEDAA; encoded by the coding sequence ATGACCCGGCGCGGCCCGCACATATTCACCGCCCTCCTGGCCCTGTTCCTGGTCGCGGCGGCCGCCTGTCCGGCCCTGGCCGACGGGGCGGACTTCCTACGCCGGTTGAGCGAACTCGGCGACCGGTCGCCGGGCAGCCCGGGGGTGGCCAAGGCCGCCGACATGGTCGAGGCCGAGTTCAGGCGTCTGTTCCCGGACGGGACCCTGGGCCGCCAGTCCTTCCACCTGCCCGTGCAGGTCCAGGAGGGCGCGACCCTGACCGTGGCGGCCAGCGGAATGGTCGAGCCCCTGCGCCAGCTGCGGGCCAACGCCCTGTCGCCGGGCGCCGTGGCCCCGCCCGGCATCAACGGGCCGCTGCTCTACGCGGGCCGGGGCTACCTGACCGACTTCGACGGCATGGCCGTGGAGGGGTCCCTGGTCCTCATGGACATGGACTCGGAAAAGAACTGGAACAACGCGGCCATGCTCGGTGCGCGCGGACTGATCTTCGTGGGCGAGGGCGGCGACGGCGGCGCGGCCCCCAGGCCCCGCTTCCACGCCAAGTTCGAGCTCACCCCGGTGGACTTTCCCATCTTCTGGCTCTCCCGCGAGCGGGCCGAGGCCCTGTTCGGCGCGGACCTCCTGACCCGGGGGCCCCACGAACTCGGCCGGGGCACGCTGACCTCCAAGGGCAAGTGGCGCAACGAGCGGCTCGAGAACGTCTACTGCCGCATCCCGGGCAGCGACCCCCAGCTGGCCAAGCAGACCGTCATCCTGGAGGCCTTCTACGATTCCACCGCCCTGGTGGAGGGGACCTCGCCCGGCGCGGACGAGGGCGCGTCCATGGCCGCCCTCATGGACCTGGCCGAAGACCTGGCCGCGCACCGGCCCAAACGCTCGGTCCTGTTCCTGGCCACGGCGGGCAAGTCCTCGGCCCAGGCGGGCATGCGCGAATTCACCTGGGCCCTGGTGACCAAGGGCAAGGTCCTCAAGGCGCGGCGCGACGAACTCAAGGCGCTGGTCAAGGACACGAAGCGAACCCTGGCCCTGCTGCGCTCACCCGGACCGCTGGCCCCGGCCAACCTGGCGGACCCGGCGGACGCGGCCCTGCTCAAGAAGGCCCTCAAGGCCGTGGTCCGCAACCGCGAGGACGACATCACCGGCGAACTCATGCGCCTGCGCCTCCTGACCGGAGGGGAGGACGGCCCGTCCATCAAAGGGGAGGCCGCCACCCAGCAGCGCATCCAGGCCCTGGCCGACGAGCGCATCAAGCTCAAGCGGCTGACCTGGATCAGCTCCACCGTGGGCGACTACCCCCTGCCCGACGATGAGCGGGCGGTCCTGCAACGGTTCTTCCGGCCCGCCGAACAGCTCCAGGCGGCCATCCTGGCCGACGGCTCCGGCCAGCTCGACGACATCGGCTCGGCCCGGTCCGTGCGCGAGGCCCTGGGCGAGACCGCCGTCGCGGCCCACGTCTCCCTGTACCTCTCGTCCCACGGCGACGGCCTGGGCGGGTTCGACCAGGGGTGGCTCATCGACCTCAAGCCCGACGTCAACCGGACCGGCTTCTTCCGGCCCCTGGACACGGTCATGAAGGGCGCGGTGGAGCGGCTGAAAACGACCGACCCCGAAACCGCGCACCTGTTCCGCGACACGCTCCGGCCCGGCAAGCGCGCCTGGCAGAGCTATCTGCCCGACCGGCCCAAGCTGGGCGGTGAGCCCATGGCCCTGGCCGGACTGCCCGGCTTCACCCTGGCCACGGTCCACGACGTGCGCCCGGCCTGGGGCACGCCTTACGACCGGCCCGGCCGCGTGAATTTCGGTTTTCTGGCCCGGCAGTCCCGGCTGGTCCGCAGCCTGGTCCGGGCCCTGGCCGACGAGCCCATCGCGGACGCGGGCAAGCGGGACAAGAACAACTTCGTCACCGTGGAGGGCCGCGCCAACCTGCTGCGCAAGGGCGAGATCTTCCCGGACCGCCCCGGCACCGGCCTGGTCGTCCTGGCCTTCCAGTGGCAGACGCGCAACTACGGCATGGTCGACACCCAGGGCAACTTCCGCATCCCCGGCCTGGCGGGCAAGAAGGTCAGCTACCACAAGGCGGTCATCGAGGCCTTCAAGTTCAACGACGAGACCGGCCTGGCCGACTGGGCCATCGACAAGCCCAAGACCGGCAAGGACGCCTACCGCCTGAAGCTGGCCCGCGCGGTCCAGGCCACGGACCTGATCCTGTTCGCCTGCACCCAGACCACCCTGTTCGACATGTTCGAGCCCAGGACCTTCAAGTACCTGTACAGGCCGACCCTCATCGACGGCCGCACCGAGGCCCCGCCCGTGAGCTACTGGTACAGCCGCCTGGACACCCGCTCGTCCACCTTGGGCACCCTGTTCCTGGAGCCCGACACCCCGGTCAAGCTGACCCTGTCCGACACGGTCCTGGACAAGAAGGTCCTGCTCCTGAACGCGGACAAGGCCCACCCGGAGGGGCTGGGCTTCATCGCCCGCCAGTGGCCGGTCATTCCCCTGACCGAGTTCCGCGCGGCCCGGGACATGTGGTCCCTGCTCGGCCCGCGCATCGACAACCTCGAGGAAAAGGGCATCGTCAACGACCGCATCCGGCTGCTGCGCCGGGAGGGCGACGCCCAGCTGGCCCAGGCCGTGCAATACCGGCAGGAAATGCAATGGGACAAGTTCGTCGAGGCCTCGCGCGCCTCCCTGTCCAAGGCCAGCCGGGTTTACAACGACGTGGACAAGACCCAGCGCGACGTGCTCTTCGGCGTGCTCTTCTACGTGGCCCTGTTCGTGCCCTTCGCCTACTGCATGGAGCGGCTGTTCTTCTCCTTCGTGGACATCAAGAAACGGATCGGGGCCTTCCTCGGCTTCCTGGTCCTGATAATCGGGATCATCTACCTGGTGCACCCGGCCTTCCAACTGACCTATTCGCCCCTGGTGGTCATCCTGGCCTTCTTCATCCTGGCCTTGTCGCTTTTGGTCTCGCTGATCATCTTCTTCCGCTTCGAGCGCGAGATGGTCGAGCTGCAAAAGCGCTCGTCCCACGTCAAGCTCACCGGGATCAGCCCCATGGCCGCCTTCACCGCCGCCTTCGTGCTGGGCGTGGGCAACCTCAAGCGGCGGCCCGTGCGCACCTTCCTGACCTTCGCCACCTTGGTCATCCTGACCTTCACGATCATGAACTTCACCACGGTCAAGTCCGTGCGTCAGGCCGGGTGGGCCAAGTTCAGCGACCACGCCACCTATGACGGGCTCATGGTCAAGTACCTCAACTGGCAGGACATCCCGGTGGAGGCCCTGTCGGTCATGCACAACGCCTTCGCCGGCACCGGGGTGGTCGCCCCGCGCGTCTGGTACGACACCGGGTTCACCTCGGACAAGTCGCGCGCCCCGCTCATCCCGGTGGTCCGCGACGGGCGGGAGGCCCAGGGACGCGGCCTCATCGGCCTGTCCTGGCGGGAGCCGCAGGTCAGCGGGCTGGACCGCATCCTGGTCAAGGGCCGCTGGTTCAGGCAGGACGAGCGGGAGGCCATCCTCCTGCCCCAGCGCATGGCCGAGCGCATCGGGGCCGACCCGGACGATCCCGCGCGCAACAAGGTGGTCCTCTGGGGGGTGCCCTTCACCCTGGTGGGCGTGTTCAGCGACGACGGGTTGCGCGACCACCCGGACCTGGACGGCGAGCCCATCACGCCCATCGTCTTCCCCAACCAGGCGGCCACCCAGCTGTCCGAGGTGGAGGCCGAGGCCATCGAGAACGGCGACGACGTCATGGCCGCCGAGTCCCGCTACCAGCACATCCCCGGCTTCGAGACCGTCATCGTGCCCGCCCGGACCCTGCTCTCCCTGTCCGCCGGACGGCTCAAGGGCATCGCCGTGCACCCCGACACCGGCCACCGGGTGGGCGACGACCTGGGCGACCGCTTCGGCCTGCTCCTGTTCAAGGGCGGTCCCGAGGGCACGTCCCTGTACTACGCCTCGGACGCGGTCAACTACTCGGGCGTGGCCAACATCCTGATTCCGCTGGCCATCTCCATTCTGATCGTGCTCAACACCATGATCGGCTCGGTCTACGAACGCCGCCCGGAGATCGCGGTCTACACCTCGGTCGGGCTGGCCCCGCCCCATGTGGCCTTCCTGTTCATCGCCGAATCCCTGGCCTTTGCGATCATCTCCGTGGTGGTCGGCTACATCCTGGCCCAGACGTCCAGCGCCTTCCTGGCCGGGACGCCCCTGTGGGCGGGCATGACCGCCAACTACTCGTCCACCGCTGGCGTGGCCGCCATGGTCCTGGTCATCGGCGTGGTCCTGATCTCGGCCATCTACCCGGCCCGGGTGGCGGCCAACATCGCCATCCCGGACGTGAACAGGTCCTGGACCATGCCCAAGGCCGAGGGCGACCGCATGACCGTGATCCTGCCCTTCCTGATCAAGATGGACGAGATGCGCTCGGCGGGCGGATTCCTGCGCCAGTACTACCTGGCCCACCACGACGTGTCCCACGGGACCTTCTGCACCGACGACATGCGCTGCAACTTCCTGGACCTGGAGCGGGAGGAGCTGGCCACCGGCCTGCTGACCGGCGCCGGCCGCGACATCCCCCTGCCCGACGACCTGTGCTTTTCCATGGACCTGCGCGTCTGGCTGGCGCCCTTCGACTTCGGCGTGCGCCAGAAGGTCAAGCTGGTCTTCTGCCCGTCGGAGGTCTATACGGGCTTCCGGCAGATCAAGGTGCTCATCGACCGCGAGGCGGGCGAAGTCACCGCCTGGGAGAACCTGAACCGCAATTTCATCAACGACCTGCGCAAGCAGCTGCTGGCCTGGCGCTCCCTGGACAACGAGGCCGTGGACCACTACGCCGAGGACCTCGACGCCGAGGAACTGCGGCTCAAGGACGCGCAGGCAGGGGAGGACGCGGCATGA
- a CDS encoding ABC transporter ATP-binding protein gives MSEGKRTIVRVIGVKKTFVMGKVELQALKGVDLEIFAGEYISIMGPSGSGKSTLFNMIGGLDKPTEGKVFIDEVDISQLDAFELAWLRNRKIGYIFQTFNLIPVMTALENVTLPMTFAGMNADDAQDKGIELLKLVGLGERFQHKPLELSGGQQQRVAVARSLANDPAIVLADEPTGNLDLSTGEEIIELLQMLSQERGVTVISATHDYKMLNVSDRVVWVRDGQVDRIERREELDISIGGIGEKLTGHREPGV, from the coding sequence ATGAGTGAAGGCAAACGCACCATCGTCCGCGTCATCGGCGTGAAGAAGACCTTCGTCATGGGCAAGGTCGAGCTCCAGGCCCTCAAGGGCGTGGACCTTGAGATATTCGCCGGGGAATACATCTCCATCATGGGCCCGTCGGGCTCGGGCAAGTCCACCCTGTTCAACATGATCGGCGGCCTGGACAAGCCCACCGAGGGCAAGGTCTTCATCGACGAGGTGGACATCTCCCAGCTGGACGCCTTCGAGCTGGCCTGGCTCCGCAACCGCAAGATCGGCTACATCTTCCAGACCTTCAACCTCATCCCGGTGATGACCGCGCTGGAAAACGTCACCCTGCCCATGACCTTTGCGGGCATGAACGCGGACGACGCCCAGGACAAGGGCATCGAGCTGCTCAAGCTGGTGGGGCTGGGCGAGCGCTTCCAGCACAAGCCCCTGGAGCTGTCCGGCGGCCAGCAGCAGCGCGTGGCCGTGGCCCGGTCCCTGGCCAACGACCCGGCCATCGTCCTGGCCGACGAGCCCACCGGCAACCTGGACCTGTCCACGGGCGAGGAGATCATCGAGCTGTTGCAGATGCTCTCCCAGGAGCGCGGGGTCACGGTCATCTCGGCCACCCACGACTACAAGATGCTCAACGTGTCCGACCGCGTGGTCTGGGTGCGCGACGGCCAGGTGGACCGCATCGAGCGGCGCGAGGAGCTGGACATCTCCATCGGCGGCATCGGCGAGAAGCTGACCGGCCACAGGGAACCCGGAGTCTAG
- a CDS encoding peptide transporter gives MYDDKELQEYRDLLKPPDKFEEGFDWKTIVGAVFIGFLMMPGSMYLQLVIGQGIGPAARWVTIILFAEIAKRSYTHLKEQEIFLLYYMAGAALASPFQGLLWNQYLVQSDAARMLGLTEFIPHWVAPALGSGSYLERTFMHRDWLIPILLLIGAQLVQRIDHFGLGYSLYRLTSDVEKLPFPMAPVGALGTMALAESTEDKKTGWKWRVFSIGGVIGLAFGFFYVLLPALSGLLFTEPIRLIPIPWIELTQYTENALPAVATGIQFDLGLVFLGMVLPFWAVIGGLVGLIVTIVANPILYAHGILHRWHPGMATVETVFANNFDFYMSFGIGLGLAIGAVGVYHVVRSFRSASGGLDFSALFNPPQGRGDINFWVSIGIYVFSTLCYIGFCLWLVPSFPWIFFVLYGFIYTPVISYISARMEGVAGQFVALPMVREFSFIAGAKFFGYHGLEIWYAPIPFHNYGEATVQFRQIELTGTSLRGIIKAEILVFPIVMVSSLFFSQFLWQLAPIPSPEYPFAQELWHLQALNTLLLQTSTLDGNSLFFEALSGPVVLSGLGLGLILYSVLNVLGLPVLLVYGVVRGLGQSTPHGMLLEVIGGLLGRFYFLKKYGTKWRHYAPVLLAGFSCGMGLTGMFAMGCTLIMKSLGRLAY, from the coding sequence ATGTACGACGACAAGGAACTGCAAGAATACCGGGACCTGCTGAAACCGCCCGACAAGTTCGAGGAGGGGTTCGACTGGAAGACCATCGTGGGAGCCGTGTTCATCGGCTTCCTGATGATGCCCGGCTCCATGTACCTCCAGCTGGTCATCGGCCAGGGCATCGGCCCGGCCGCCCGCTGGGTGACCATCATCCTCTTCGCCGAGATCGCCAAGCGCTCCTACACCCACTTGAAGGAACAGGAGATATTCCTGCTCTACTACATGGCGGGCGCGGCCCTGGCCTCACCCTTCCAGGGGCTTCTCTGGAACCAGTACCTGGTCCAGTCCGACGCGGCGCGCATGCTCGGCCTGACCGAGTTCATCCCCCACTGGGTGGCCCCGGCCCTGGGCTCCGGCTCCTACCTGGAGCGGACCTTCATGCACCGCGACTGGCTCATCCCCATCCTGCTGCTCATCGGGGCGCAGCTGGTCCAGCGCATCGACCACTTCGGCCTGGGCTACTCCCTCTACCGGCTCACCTCGGACGTGGAGAAGCTGCCCTTCCCCATGGCCCCGGTTGGCGCGCTCGGCACCATGGCCCTGGCCGAGTCCACCGAGGACAAGAAGACCGGCTGGAAGTGGCGGGTCTTCTCCATCGGCGGGGTCATCGGCCTGGCCTTCGGCTTCTTCTACGTGCTCCTGCCCGCCCTGTCCGGGCTGCTCTTCACCGAGCCCATCCGTCTCATCCCCATTCCGTGGATCGAGCTGACCCAGTACACCGAGAACGCCCTGCCCGCCGTGGCCACGGGCATCCAGTTCGACCTCGGCCTGGTCTTCCTCGGCATGGTCCTGCCGTTCTGGGCCGTCATCGGCGGCCTGGTCGGCCTGATCGTGACCATCGTGGCCAACCCGATCCTCTACGCCCACGGCATCCTGCACCGCTGGCATCCCGGCATGGCCACCGTGGAGACGGTCTTCGCCAACAATTTCGACTTCTACATGAGCTTCGGCATCGGGCTGGGCCTGGCCATCGGCGCGGTGGGCGTCTACCATGTGGTCCGGTCCTTCCGGAGCGCCAGCGGCGGGCTCGACTTCTCGGCCCTGTTCAACCCGCCCCAGGGACGCGGGGACATCAACTTCTGGGTGTCCATCGGCATCTACGTCTTCTCCACCCTGTGCTACATCGGGTTCTGCCTGTGGCTGGTGCCGAGCTTCCCGTGGATCTTCTTCGTCCTCTACGGCTTTATCTACACCCCGGTCATCTCGTACATCTCCGCGCGCATGGAGGGCGTGGCCGGGCAGTTCGTGGCCCTGCCCATGGTCCGCGAGTTCTCGTTCATCGCCGGGGCCAAGTTCTTCGGCTACCACGGGCTCGAGATATGGTACGCGCCCATCCCGTTCCACAACTACGGCGAGGCCACGGTCCAGTTCCGCCAGATCGAGCTGACCGGCACCAGCCTGCGCGGGATCATCAAGGCCGAGATCCTGGTCTTCCCCATCGTCATGGTCTCCTCCCTGTTCTTCTCCCAGTTCCTCTGGCAACTGGCGCCCATCCCCTCGCCCGAGTACCCCTTCGCCCAGGAGCTGTGGCACCTCCAGGCCCTGAACACCCTGCTCCTCCAGACCTCCACCCTGGACGGCAACTCCCTGTTCTTCGAAGCGTTGTCCGGCCCGGTGGTCCTGTCCGGCCTGGGCCTCGGGCTGATCCTCTACTCGGTCCTCAACGTCCTGGGACTGCCCGTGCTCCTGGTCTACGGCGTGGTCCGGGGGCTCGGCCAGTCCACGCCCCACGGCATGCTCCTCGAGGTCATCGGCGGCCTGCTCGGGCGCTTCTATTTCCTGAAAAAATACGGGACCAAGTGGCGCCACTACGCCCCGGTCCTGCTGGCCGGCTTCTCCTGCGGCATGGGCCTGACCGGCATGTTCGCCATGGGCTGCACATTGATCATGAAGTCCCTCGGCCGACTGGCTTACTAG